One Tenebrio molitor chromosome 2, icTenMoli1.1, whole genome shotgun sequence genomic region harbors:
- the LOC138124085 gene encoding uncharacterized protein gives MKKYHQLLLLIISVVSLSLFLIYRHEYNRLHYVLEVFNFFGQPCNISNLQQTENILSHHDWGPSPVWQEHESGYIYSAFLTRQNEAKALTLLSDEKLVPRNCYFWFEDKKKPVIGKFKFSKVMNDENVRLNLYFYICGMSKSEHVPYAVSFSYKVKKDSELKKIMLTNSFKHQININSTVCVSPSIYSKRRLIEFLSYHKLIGIDSFIFYNRDIPHRLVKIITNLSMRLGLQATFLPWNFPKGDSMITRITVENDCLLRTFGQSLYVVTLELNEYIVPSHIYGFDTMMKNVDTNSGRVSLPVQKFCIANTETTKPISMVNINVSDDYKYSIVRYIYKNNERKEDLSTYAVAPGFASIHKYVKCPLESSKIHQDKTILKFSTDLTRSTLFQLLLHDQI, from the coding sequence ATGAAAAAGTACCATCAACTTTTGTTACTAATTATTTCTGTGGTCAGTTTAAGTTTGTTTCTGATTTATCGTCACGAGTACAACAGGTTGCATTATGTGTtggaagtttttaatttttttggacaACCATGCAACATCTCGAATTTACAACAAACCGAAAACATCTTAAGTCATCACGATTGGGGTCCGTCTCCTGTATGGCAAGAGCATGAAAGTGGTTATATTTATTCCGCTTTCCTGACTAGACAAAATGAAGCAAAGGCATTGACGCTGCTGAGTGATGAAAAATTGGTGCCTCGTAATTGTTATTTCTGGTTCGAAGATAAAAAGAAACCAGTTAtcggaaaatttaaattctctaAGGTGATGAATGACGAAAATGTCcgtttaaatttgtatttttatatttgtggAATGTCGAAAAGTGAACATGTACCATATGCTGTATCCTTCTCATACAAAGTGAAGAAAGATAGTGAGTTGAAAAAGATCATGTTAACCAACTCTTTTAAGCATCAAATCAATATTAACTCAACAGTCTGTGTTTCTCCGTCGATTTACAGTAAAAGGCGTCTCATTGAATTTTTAAGTTATCATAAGTTGATAGGGATtgattcattcattttttacaACAGAGATATCCCTCATCGcttggttaaaattattacaaatctGTCAATGCGACTAGGTTTGCAGGCCACTTTTTTGCCTTGGAATTTTCCAAAAGGTGACAGCATGATTACTAGAATAACAGTGGAAAATGATTGTTTATTGAGGACTTTTGGACAAAGTTTATATGTAGTTACTTTGGAATTAAATGAATACATCGTTCCATCGCACATATACGGTTTTGACACTATGATGAAGAACGTTGACACAAATTCGGGGAGAGTGAGTCTACCtgtgcaaaaattttgtattgcaaatacTGAAACTACAAAACCAATCTCTATGGTTAATATTAATGTTTCCGATGATTACAAATACAGCATCGTGCggtatatttacaaaaataatgaaaggAAGGAAGATCTTTCTACTTATGCAGTAGCCCCCGGATTTGCCTCAATTCATAAATATGTGAAATGTCCACTTGAATCCTCCAAAATCCACCAGGATAAGACTATTCTGAAATTTTCCACTGATCTGACCAGATCTACGCTGTTTCAGCTGCTTTTGCACGATCAAATATAG
- the LOC138124087 gene encoding maspardin-like — protein MSYISDLSQSQEYLSFRSSVPLKRLVVDTDNTKVWRIYDCGPKTVKCPLICLPPVSGTADIFFKQSLALSAKGIRVISAEAPVYWNVKEWCEGFKKLLDHLGIVKVHIFGASLGGYLAQKFAEHTSKCPRVASLILCNTFTDTAIFNNHESAAIFWMLPGLVLKRMIMGNFGSDKVDPGMVEAIDFMVERLESLPQTELASRLTLNCLRGYVEAHKLAETQVTIIDVFDEYALSTAVREELYKCYPSAKLAHLKSGGNFPYLSRCAEVNLHLQIHLRQFDNTNLASSDRPLINRF, from the exons ATGAGTTACATTAGTGATTTATCTCAATCTCAAGAATACTTAAGTTTTAGAAGTAGTGTTCCTTTAAAAAGATTAGTTGTTGACACTGATAACACAAAG GTATGGAGGATATATGACTGTGGCCCTAAGACAGTTAAATGTCCATTAATCTGCCTTCCTCCAGTATCAGGGACAgcagatatattttttaaacaatctcTTGCTTTATCAGCGAAAGGGATTAGAGTAATATCAGCTGAAGCACCGGTATATTGGAATGTGAAAGAATGGTGTGAAGGTTTTAAAAAGCTTTTAGATCACTTAGGAATTGTAAAAGTTCACATTTTTGGAGCATCTCTAG GTGGTTATTTGGCTCAAAAGTTTGCCGAACATACATCTAAATGCCCACGAGTTGCATCATTGATATTATGTAATACTTTTACTGACACTGCAATTTTTAATAACCATGAGTCTGCAGCAATTTTTTGGATGCTGCCTGGACTTGTACTGAAACGTATGATTATGGGTAATTTTGGCTCTGACAAGGTAGATCCAGGCATGGTAGAAGCTATTGACTTTATGGTGGAGAGA ctGGAAAGCCTTCCACAAACAGAACTTGCCAGTAGATTAACACTTAATTGCCTTAGAGGATATGTAGAAGCTCACAAGCTAGCAGAAACCCAAGTTACCATTATTGATGTATTTGACGAATATGCCTTATCAACTGCAGTACGAGAAGAATTATACAAATGTTATCCAAGTGCCAAACTAGCTCATCTTAAATCAGGTGGAAACTTCCCATACTTAAGTCGTTGTGCTGAAGTAAATTTGCACCTACAG attCACCTGCGGCAATTTGACAATACTAATTTGGCATCCTCAGATCGACCTTTGATCAACAGATTTTAA
- the Stoml2 gene encoding stomatin-like protein 2, mitochondrial: MLSRQLLNTCRTVLKQPLGVESVQNNVFRSVTVRHRSYTPINTVIMFVPQQEAWVVERMGKFHRILEPGLNVLIPVVDRVKYVQSLKEIAVDIPKQSAITSDNVTLNIDGVLYLRIVDAYLASYGVEDPEFAITQLAQTTMRSELGKISLDKVFRERENLNVSIVDSINKASEAWGMTCLRYEIRDIKLPPRVQEAMQMQVEAERKKRAAILESEGIREADINVAEGKRKSRILASEAERQEQINKAAGEAAAILAVAEARAGGLKLVAEALKNDLGPNAASLSIAEQYVTAFDKLAKTNNTLILPSNVGDVSNLVTQAMSIYSTISKSQGTHSTNKTYKKLDECLISPEHNYAEIFSDEEERKKHKESKSKQSTLPLIK; encoded by the exons atgttgTCAAGACAACTTCTAAATACCTGTAGAACAGTTTTAAAA cAACCATTGGGAGTTGAATCAGTTCAAAACAACGTTTTTCGTTCAGTAACAGTGCGCCACAGATCGTACACTCCAATAAATACCGTCATAATGTTTGTTCCTCAACAAGAA GCATGGGTTGTAGAACGTATGGGAAAATTTCATCGAATACTGGAACCTGGTTTAAATGTATTGATTCCTGTAGTAGATAGAGTAAAATATGTTCAGAGTTTGAAGGAAATCGCTGTCGATATTCCTAAACAAAGTGCCATTACTTCTGATAATGTTACTTTAAATATTGATGGTGTGTTATATTTGAGAATAGTAGATGCATACTTGGCAAGCTATGGAGTTGAAGATCCAGAATTTGCAATTACTCAACTGGCCCAAACTACAATGAGATCAGAACTGGGTAAAATTTCTTTAGACAAAGTATTTCGAGAAAGGGAAAATCTTAATGTATCAATAGTTGATTCGATAAATAAAGCAAGTGAAGCATGGGGAATGACTTGCTTGCGCTATGAAATCC GTGACATCAAGTTACCACCTAGAGTTCAAGAGGCGATGCAGATGCAAGTAGAAGCTGAACGAAAAAAACGTGCAGCTATACTCGAGTCTGAAGGTATTCGTGAGGCAGACATCAATGTGGCAGAAGGTAAAAGAAAGTCGAGGATTTTGGCGTCAGAAGCAGAACGCCAAGAACAAATCAACAAAGCGGCTGGTGAAGCAGCTGCAATTTTAGCTGTAGCTGAAGCTCGAGCTGGTGGGTTGAAACTTGTAGCAGAggcgttaaaaaatgatttgggACCTAATGCAGCATCGCTGAGTATAGCAGAACAGTATGTTACTGCTTTTGACAAGCTGgccaaaacaaataacacactGATTTTACCATCAAATGTGGGAGATGTTTCCAATCTAGTTACTCAG GCCATGTCAATTTATTcgacaatttcaaaatcacaAGGCACACATAGTACAAATAAGACTTACAAAAAATTAGATGAATGTCTTATCTCTCCTGAACACAATTATGCTGAGATTTTTAGTGATGAAGAAGAACGAAAAAAGCACAAAGAAAGTAAAAGTAAACAATCAACTCTTCCTCTTATTAAATAg
- the LOC138124083 gene encoding coiled-coil domain-containing protein 112-like produces the protein MNDIFDNFRQRPLDTLKNKIQIPIQGVFILIIFQSPVICLSVQTKTSKMSSSFLSEANKLKNIQMYLEKNDNLLHFSKYSSECDLSEYFVELEITRKSETDQTIKELKDIWKLLDGKKKILQQEDLNAIDLRSFKKDMIELQEKIHTLKIKLKANIEVLKDEENNISEINNTYNQRLTEWEKPIRTFSKNIYAVNRNLCTSNTNKEVKEFMDFVNKSNGHENGWSSEDHQLFLKFRKKYKNVDDLAINLNKLLPDISINAVKEHDKWFRKYLLLKNKKEEILQKWRESKNENIEHRDVDSVDVNKNMCKSRSYLKTKDENVQEQIALWKEKKEEKRRQERIAEEIRKEKRNRLEEKKKHFHNEVKEAVAKWKETKVTKIYYEKVQKELMDYREKRMRALEANKMIKKFQSQDDIFITRMRSSKLSKKNEIIRSKSSYLVHRDPDRILKPTKQWLLRTSKDNFVDDGVSSYVPNIREIPKLRVPEWRKNTSVPS, from the exons atgaatgacatttttgacaatttccGACAGCGCCCTCTAGACActctcaaaaataaaattcaaattcctatacagggtgtgtttATCCTCATTATTTTTCAGAGTCCTGTGATATGCCTGTCagtacaaacaaaaacaagcaaAATGAGTTCGTCTTTTTTGTCAGAAGCTaataaactgaaaaatattcaaatgtaCTTGGAAAAAAACgacaatttattacatttttcaaaatatagtTCAGAATGTGATTTAAGTGAGTATTTTGTGGAGTTGGAAATAACCAG GAAAAGTGAAACGGATCAAACAATAAAGGAACTGAAAGATATTTGGAAACTATTGGatggaaagaaaaaaattcttcagcAAGAGGATTTAAACGCCATag ATTTGCGGTCGTTCAAAAAAGATATGATTGAACTCCAAGAGAAGATTCACACCTtgaaaattaaactaaaaGCCAACATCGAAGTATTAAAAGATGAAGAaaataacatatctgaaataaataatacttaTAATCAAAGATTAACTGAATGGGAAAAACCTATTcgaacattttctaaaaatatttatgcagTAAATAGAAACCTTTGCACAAGCAACACCAATAAG GAAGTCAAAGAATTCATGGATTTCGTTAACAAAAGTAATGGTCACGAAAATGGATGGTCTAGCGAAGAtcatcaactttttttaaaatttcgaaaaaaatataaaaacgtaGACGACTTAGCTATTAACTTGAACAAGTTATTACCCG ATATTAGCATTAATGCTGTTAAGGAGCATGATAAATGGTTCAGAAAATATTtgctattgaaaaataaaaaggaagAAATCCTGCAAAAATGGCgtgaaagtaaaaatgaaaacatagaACATCGGGATGTAGATTCTGTAGATGTCAATAAAAACATGTGTAAAAGTAGATCATATCTAAAAACTAAAGATGAAAATGTTCAAGAACAGATTGCGCTGTGGAAG gaaaaaaaagaagaaaaacgtCGACAAGAAAGGATTGCTGAAGAaattagaaaagaaaaaagaaatcgtcttgaagaaaaaaagaaacattttcacAACGAAGTAAAAGAAGCGGTTGCGAAATGGAAAGAAACTAAGGTAACCAAAATATATTATGAGAAGGTTCAAAAAGAGTTAATGGATTATCGAGAAAAAAGAATGAG AGCACTTGAAGCTAATAagatgattaaaaaatttcaatcacAGGATGATATATTCATCACACGAATGAGATCAAgcaaattaagtaaaaaaaatgaaattataagGAGCAAATCGAGTTATCTCGTACACAGAGATCCCGACAGGATTTTAAAACCGACGAAGCAATGGTTACTTCGCACCTCTAAAGACAATTTTGTGGATGACGGTGTTTCTTCTTACGTTCCTAACATTAGAGAAATTCCCAAATT ACGAGTTCCAGAATGGCGAAAAAACACTTCTGTTCcttcataa